The following proteins are encoded in a genomic region of Montipora foliosa isolate CH-2021 chromosome 8, ASM3666993v2, whole genome shotgun sequence:
- the LOC138013180 gene encoding uncharacterized protein, which translates to MENSDSCSAEKDYLRYRPVAGTSQSAFNLNPSIAETSRRSNQTQSRMAESPLVQNVFNMSKSSLEVKLEEKGKQIERKSGTDKQVGRLRFKGNQKQFEHNAKLDSVLDRIREEADGSNVAAVESLTSIRASASGATDSATGQGIAVMHGSAKVLADPIMPAWPTCLDLPTNATPDKIQDSESSSEGYEELVQIVFAARPWKLAPAQVMVDRCVFVKMLVKSRADSTAK; encoded by the exons ATGGAGAACAGCGACAGTTGCTCGGCCGAGAAGGATTATCTACGCTATCGGCCAGTTGCTGGTACCAGCCAATCTGCATTTAATCTTAACCCATCGATCGCGGAAACCTCCAGAAGGTCAAACCAAACGCAGTCACGCATGGCAGAGTCGCCGCTTGTGCAAAATGTGTTCAATATGTCCAAGAGCTCCTTAGAGgtcaaacttgaagaaaaaggcaaacagATCGAGAGAAAATCAGGGACTGACAAGCAAGTCGGTCGACTCCGATTCAAGGGAAACCAAAAGCAGTTTGAGCACAACGCCAAGCTTGATTCTGTCCTTGACAGAATTAGAGAGGAGGCTGATGGTTCCAATGTTGCG GCCGTAGAGAGTCTAACTTCGATCAGAGCAAGTGCTTCCGGTGCCACAGACTCGGCCACTGGGCAAGGGATTGCTGTTATGCATGGCTCAGCCAAGGTGTTGGCGGATCCAATAATGCCAGCATGGCCGACGTGCCTGGATTTACCTACAAATGCCACACCGGATAAAATCCAGGACAGTGAGTCATCTTCTGAAGGTTACGAAGAATTAGTTCAG ATTGTCTTCGCTGCCAGGCCTTGGAAGTTAGCTCCCGCTCAGGTCATGGTCGATAGGTGTGTTTTTGTCAAGATGTTAGTAAAATCCAGAGCTGATTCAACCGCCAAGTAG